One genomic region from Anaerolineales bacterium encodes:
- a CDS encoding NADH-quinone oxidoreductase subunit D, translated as MTDQPIDVHVDNLETRFPGMVSQDSRQGYTGYLVKPEGLTAFATALRDQMGFRYLSSVTAVDYLAEDLMEVVYHAYRLEGGPALVFKTQVPRQEPHVPSLVPLFPGAEFQEREAWDLFGVRFDGHPDLRRILMWEGFGGHPMRKDWHEAYYEEEAKPFKNRWPEGQVYRIEDKVPYGHNVSYPSEFSPEGWVPQEDVALYAGLGKIQGNGDGSGGGLDTEQIVINLGPQHPSTHGVFRMVVRLDGETVVDLRPVMGYLHRNHEKLGERNTFLMNMPFTDRLDYLCSMSNNFGYALAVEKLMGIQPPERADYIRVMMAELTRIINHMLAIGFLLNDLGAYFTPVMYCFNERELILDVFEAVSGSRMMCNYFRFGGVARDLTQDAFGMVKRLVQERLPPKLDELERFLVKNEIVRERSIGVGVLSAEQAIALSAAGPVLRASGVPYDVRRAEPYSIYDRLEFDVCTRQHGDIYDRFLIRFDEMRQSLRILQQVVRDLPPGEIMTGKPQYQVRVPAGESYGRVENPKGELGFYLVSNGKANPYRYHIRSPSFINLTSLAQMCRGQKIADAVVILGSIDIVLGEVDR; from the coding sequence ATGACTGATCAGCCGATCGATGTGCATGTTGACAACCTGGAGACGCGCTTCCCCGGGATGGTCAGCCAGGACAGCCGTCAGGGGTATACCGGCTATCTCGTCAAGCCCGAAGGCCTGACCGCTTTCGCCACAGCCTTGCGCGACCAGATGGGCTTCCGCTACTTGTCCTCGGTGACGGCCGTGGACTACCTCGCCGAAGACCTGATGGAGGTCGTCTACCACGCCTATCGCCTTGAGGGCGGCCCAGCCCTGGTCTTCAAGACCCAGGTGCCGCGGCAGGAGCCGCATGTGCCGTCGCTCGTGCCGCTGTTCCCCGGCGCCGAGTTCCAGGAGCGCGAAGCGTGGGACTTGTTCGGGGTGCGCTTTGATGGACACCCCGACCTGCGGCGCATCCTGATGTGGGAGGGCTTTGGCGGGCACCCGATGCGCAAGGACTGGCACGAGGCCTACTACGAGGAAGAAGCCAAACCGTTCAAGAATCGATGGCCGGAGGGCCAGGTCTACCGGATCGAGGACAAGGTGCCCTACGGCCACAACGTCAGTTATCCCTCGGAGTTTTCGCCCGAGGGGTGGGTCCCGCAAGAGGACGTCGCTCTGTACGCCGGGCTCGGGAAGATCCAGGGCAATGGCGACGGGAGCGGTGGCGGGCTGGACACGGAACAGATCGTCATCAACCTCGGGCCGCAGCACCCTTCGACCCACGGTGTCTTCCGGATGGTTGTCCGGCTGGATGGCGAGACGGTCGTCGACCTGCGCCCGGTCATGGGCTACCTGCACCGCAACCACGAGAAGCTCGGCGAGCGCAATACCTTCCTGATGAACATGCCGTTCACGGATCGTCTCGACTACTTGTGCTCGATGAGCAACAACTTTGGCTACGCCTTGGCCGTCGAGAAGTTGATGGGAATCCAGCCTCCTGAGCGGGCGGACTACATCCGGGTGATGATGGCCGAGCTGACCCGGATCATCAATCACATGCTCGCAATCGGCTTCCTGCTCAACGATCTGGGAGCTTACTTCACGCCGGTCATGTACTGCTTCAATGAGCGTGAGCTGATCCTGGACGTCTTCGAGGCGGTCTCGGGATCCCGCATGATGTGCAACTACTTCCGCTTCGGCGGCGTGGCCCGCGATCTGACCCAGGACGCCTTCGGCATGGTCAAGAGGCTGGTCCAGGAACGATTGCCGCCCAAGCTCGATGAGCTGGAACGGTTCTTGGTCAAGAACGAGATCGTGCGCGAACGTTCAATCGGCGTCGGGGTGCTGAGCGCCGAGCAGGCCATCGCCCTGTCGGCGGCCGGCCCGGTGCTGCGCGCCTCCGGCGTGCCGTACGACGTGCGGCGGGCTGAGCCGTACTCGATCTATGACAGGCTCGAATTCGACGTGTGCACCCGACAGCATGGGGACATCTACGACCGCTTCCTGATCCGGTTTGACGAGATGCGGCAGAGCCTGCGCATCCTGCAGCAGGTTGTGCGGGATCTGCCTCCCGGCGAGATCATGACCGGCAAGCCGCAATACCAGGTGCGCGTCCCGGCCGGTGAGTCGTATGGCCGGGTCGAGAATCCCAAGGGCGAGTTGGGCTTCTACCTGGTTTCGAATGGGAAGGCCAATCCGTATCGCTACCATATCCGCTCGCCCTCGTTCATCAACTTAACCTCGCTGGCACAGATGTGCCGGGGGCAGAAGATCGCGGATGCCGTGGTGATCCTGGGGTCGATTGACATCGTCTTGGGCGAGGTCGATCGGTAG